The sequence CAAACCAGCTCGAGGAGCCCTCCACCAGACCCAACCGTCTCCGGATTGCGAAATGACAAACCCCGACACTTTTTTCCACGTCGACTTATAGCCATGGGCGGGGCGAGTTGTGTACAATTAGACTCCAAGGAGATGGATGAATACCGACGCTAGGAGGCAGGGCGCAAAGTATTGCGAAATCGGCGGCAATGTTGTGTTGTGAGAAGAGAGGAGGGGACAGGAGACGCAGAGCTTGCGATGAGTCACAACGCCgcctctgcgtctcttcccGCTGCACACTATGCGGGGCGAGAGGAATGGGAGAAGCGCGAGTGGTTTTGTTGTTTGCTGGGAAAGACGCAGAGAAACCGAGGGAACTGGACTGTGAGTCATACATGTCATGCATACTGCAAAGTCATGAAAAACTGTCGTGGGGGAAAATGGAGATTgtaggagagagagagaaaaaagaacaaactAAATAGAATTGTTCCAAAtttgaacatggtgcatcggctACACACTTCGACTGGTAGCcataaaataatcatttttagttaaaaaactataaaacaaATACTATGTTAGTTGGCAAATTGTTATAAATTCATTCAACATCTGTTCAGTTAGAAGGTAACGGCTCAACAAAAACTATTGCTCATCGTGCATCGATTGGGATCACAGTTCCCATTCTAGATCCTTGCTGGTAAAtattcctatttttttgaaaaactataaattttcaacttcaaacCGCTAGAAAACGTAATaataagaattttttcaattgaaaattttctgaaaatctcaaaaacaacCAAGTTATAAGCTGTTCAAGTTAGAGTGCAATACTAAAGTGATTTTaatacatggtgcatcgacaagAATCATATGAACTTGACAGTCCATGTGTTGGCACGATTTTAGTTCTAAACTTATTTTTGactacaaaattcgaaaaatgtgataaaaaagtattttgtcAATTGTTGACAATTTATTACCGAAAtcaaaaacaaccaaaatattgttttcaagGTATAAATTTATTCTTTactacaaaattatagaaaatgtgACAAAAACAAATACAAGTTTCTCAAGTTAGAGAGCTATACTGAAAGAGTAATAActaaacatggtgcatcgataaaaATCATATGACTTTGATAGTCTATATCAGGgctgggcggcaattgccgttcggtaaattgatttgtcgacaaattcggcaaatcggcaaatcggcaaaccggctattagccgatttgccggaaatttccaattccggcgatatgccggtttgccgatttgccggaaattttaatttacggcaagttgccgacttgccgatttgccggataccagatttgcctgaaatgtttaaaggggttttttataagacggaagcACTTAACACTGtctattttcgaatttttctcgttttttctacatattttttatagaatatGCGTACTTCTCAAAATAGATATAGGAAAATTCATATgatgcgtttaattttgccatttgaaattgaaattccaaaaaataagtgcaaaaccacaatttgccgaaaatttttggcaaattaccgatttgtcggcaaattcggcaaatcggcaatttgccggtttgccggaaattttaaattccggcaaattgctgatttgccgaaaatttcaattccggcaatttgccgattttccgatttgccggaaaaaatcgtttgccccCCACCCCTGGTCTATATGTCGGTATATTTGGAATATGTACGATAATtttctgattcaaaaaataaagaaaacctGCTAATACACATATTTATAGTCAGATAACTATTATaaacctagaaattttttaaccatTAGTTGTTCCagtttaaagtaaaaattgaacatgTTGCATCGAATGGGAATTtggaaaacgttttaaaaaaattcattatttttcagcagaaaaaatatatcaaaaataaattttaaaatcttgtcagttaaaatttcaaaaaaaaaaaattaactttcgaATCCTcaacaaactgaaaaaaacacatcACAACCTTCGCGcccaaaacaaagaaaaatcacatttctgATTTCGAGTGCGAGGAACGCGATCTAATTCGATCAAGAACCCCCAATCGGCGCCTACGCCTCTCGATTTacgaacaaaaatcaatagcTAGCATATATGTCATATGCCTAGAAAATGATGACAAACCCGTGTAATATAAGCGGGGAGAAAACTTTGTTTGCTAAGGGTAAGATGACAATTGCAATTGAAAACACTAGGTCATGTGGTAAAAATTGGcgtaaatttggaatttgattagtttagaatattttaaatatgtttttttattgttaactGGGTTAGtaaataagaaatttaaatttaaaagttaggtcaaaattcgaatttttaaacttcaaatataatacagtcaaaattttcagttttcaaggtCATTCAAATACCAATTCACTAAAGTTTCTCTCCTGTTCCCCTTACCCTCTTCCCCGTAAAAAATATGACGTGTGGGCAGCAGGCAGCACCCAAATGTCAATAAAGAGTGCCTCATTGAACGTATCAGATGATAGGATGATGAGGGAGTAGAGAAACGACacatgaaaaagaaaagagaacaaaaaacaacaagaagGAGATCCCTGGAGGAAGAGTGTTTATTAAACAGCTGCTGCTGGTCAGTGGCCCAGAGATTATgacaaataaaatataaaacttcaaatttttcttatatTCTTCAAGTTTCTAAAGTCGATGCATCATGATAAATTACCTAGCTTTACACCTCAAGTTTAAGTCAGATATGAGCTATCAAAATGAGAAGATGCAGGACTAACTAACcctatcgatgcaccatgaccacttaaaattttttcagtttataagtttttcatcaattttgtgatggatcaatttttgatattttgaaagtcACACTATACACAAACCGCGAAAATATAGAATTCTGgggaaaatggagaaaaagaagaagaaatgtgTAATGGGGTGTTATCAGTTTAGGTTAGTCAGTGCTCTTTTTATAGGCCAACTTTATTTTTCGGGCTTCTTGTGGGTGGAGTTGCGTTTGGACTGAGGAAATGTGCACTGACGGGACAAAGAGTGGAGAGTGATTAATTGCTTTGTAAACAAGAAACAGATAATCTTTCTGGAAAGATATTTgcagatattttcagaaaagcatAATCCGGTCCTCCCACTCAACACAGAATTTGCTAGAAATTGGGTAAGgaaccaaaaatgaaattatttttgcacatggtgcatcgacacaGGTTGAAAACCACGAGAAAATATGAcgtcattttgcaaaaataagcaaaattCTAGGTATTTGGAATAAAACGTTAAAATAATAATGCGCTCATTTTGGTGTAATTTTTATCGAGAGTCTTTTCGTGGccacagaaaaagaaaacgaccCGTAAAATGAgcggattttgaattttccattcaATGACGTTATTATTTTGTGGCCGGGAAAAAACTCAACCACGCTGTATTGGTGAACAAACACTCAACTCCTGCTAGAATCAAGGAATTgcaattttactgtttctacCTAAAAggaactatttaaaaaaatgggaaaaaagcAGAATACTTATTTTAGACAATTAGgacaaaaggaaaaaaaccagaaataaaaattaaaattttttgttgaacttttcgagtttaaacaaaaatcaagGTGCTATTGAAAGTTTAGCAcacaaaaatcggaattttaaaactccaagtaacaaaaaattcttccaaaaaattgttttaccagttgttgtattttaaaaaccactaCCACTACCATCAAAACACTACAAAAACCATTGATCGGTCTTTGAGCTGATCGCTTATGCGGGGTAAATATTTTGGAATCACACTTCTATAAACAACATTTATTCGCTTTCAACATTCAGTTGGACCAGTTTTGTCTTGCCTGAAGCCGTGGTTTCTCGtttcttgcatttttaatttgacaatttaaGTTTGCTGTTTCAATGTTAtatttaatatgaaaattatttttccaaaatttttgtttttcaaaatctggtTTTTCTGTTAAACATGATGCATCAAGTGTACATACTGTGAGAAGTTTTTCGGCCTCTCTTAAAAACCATTAtgatattttccaattccTAAATTTTGTTAATACCTCACCTAGATCGTCCAAAAAGTGCCCAAAAAAATATAGTGCATTGACTAAGTTCtacaaagaaaattttttccaaattcaatgCACAGCGAGCTCATTCGGGCAACTAAACATGGTGtatcttatttcaaaaattaaaaaaaaaggttcttgaaatttttatcaatgcACCATGAGATGATTCGGCAGTGGAACATGTTGCATtggcaatttcaaattttttttttcaaatattgtagTTGCACCACATGTGCTCAAAACATGGGGTGCACtgacaaaaattacaataaatttttgtgaattctcCAAATCGAATAATGTTGaatttgttccatttttctggaaacttaaaaatattgattttcctaaaaattttactaCCCCAAAAATAGTATATTTTATCACAATCTAAACCTCTGTTCAGATAAAATCTCTTCTAACACCGCAATCCCACGTGCGGGGAGACCGTTTTCTGACCTTGACATTGATAATTGTATATCCCCCGCAACATTCACTTTTCTCTTactcttttatatttttggccTGTACCTGTTGTTCatttagaaactttaaaaaccaGCTATAATGTCCAACGATCAACTCAAATCGAAATTGAGGGAATTTTTCGATCGGCAGCCGGATCAGTCGgaggtaaaaaaaaaattatttttaaagtttatgctgaaaaaaaaaattaaaattttccgtttcAGAAAGCCCATCaagactcaaaaattttcgaggtTCTCTATTCCCAATTCCTCGAGAATCAGCACTGTATTGACTGGAATtcatggaaatttttagaggagAAGCACCAAGTCACTCTGAAGGATTTGGAGCCTTTTGACAAATCCAGGctagttttatcaattttttgcacacgaaaaaattgaaaaagtttcttcagatttaatattttgaataaattggcAGTGATTAAGCTTAATGGAGGGCTCGGGACTACTATGGGCTGCAGCAAGGCCAAGTCTTTGGTCGAGGTTCGAGAAGGCTACACTTTTATGGATCTGGCGGTTTTGGAGCATCAGGTACGCaacttttttagttgaaaaaaaaacacatttctcAACAATATGACGTCATTTTGGGACCTAGGTTGTGTTCAAAataaacatggtgcatcgaacaTCGACACTTTTCCAATTGTAAACTACCcgttcaaagttcaaaattctCCACAGTTCCGGATTCAAATGACGTCATTTTGTATAGTTTTACGATAAAATGTTTATGATGATAATTatgatcatcatcatcatcatcataattATTTCCACAAACTGGCACGAAACTATGGAATTTTAAATCGGGTTCCATGTAAAGTTAATTCTTATCAGTTGgcatcaaacatttttccaagaCAAACATGTATACGGAATTTGATAATGATGATAGTGAATTGAAAGTGATGTTGATGATGGTTTTGGGGTGGAATTTCTGTGACAACTGGGGTGAAGTAATGAGGAAAATTGTTAGTAGGGAAAAttggtgtttcaaaatttccagccaacgttttggcaaattgacaattttttttggaaaaatttgaattttgaaggaaatcaAGAGCAATGTCGCAATCCTAgagtaaatttaaaacttccaaacatttttttcgtacAGTTTTACATTGATATTTAGCTGCTTTGGCACCATCTGGCGCTACttcatttttaatcgaaaaaaattggtctaaaccatttcaaaatgctccaaaatcaaGATTTCCTTCAGAAAATGTGTGAAGCCCACAACGTGGACACCCCACTCTACCTCATGAACTCATTTTACACTGATGAAGACACCAAAAAGTATTTAGCGGAAAAAGGTTACTCGAATGTAAAGACGTTTGTGCAGTCGAAATGTCCAAGGCTCGATGCTGAAACCAAGTTGCCGATTGAAGATGAAAATGAAGATTGGGGAGATGATGCGTGAGTTTTTACGTACTGGGTATTGGGGACAAAGTAGGTAATAGGtaaggtaggtaggtaggcgtGCGGCAAATTTACCATGCTgagcaaaattggaaaacaaatgttttccGCGCAAAAGTAGTAGTAGTAAGGACTAATTATGTAGTTAACTAGGACTACTAGGTACTAGATACCAGGTACAAGGAAACTTAGATATTACGGCACTAAGCTACTAGCGTATCATGGGACTATGGTGCAAAGATCTGCACGGCCGTCATTCACATTCTACAAACTTTTGGCAGGACTATGTATGACTACTCCCCTGACAAGCGCTTGATCACTTTTTCCTTAACTTTACGAGCAACTTCTTTtagaaatcaaaatcaaaggctgattcaaaatctaaaaactaagGTAACTAGGGTACTGAAGTActaagaacattttttccagatggtGCCCACCGGGACACGGAAACATCTTCCAATCCCTCCAAAACAGCGGAGTCCTCGATCAACTTTTGGCTGATGGCCGggaaatcatttttgtatCGAATATTGATAATACTGGAGCAAACACTGATCTACAAATTGTGCAGCTTATGCTGGACAAGAATGTGGACTATATTATGGAATGCACGCCAAAAACTCAAGTTGACGTCAAGGGAGGCACTCTGATTGATATTGGAGGCCGTATGATGCATCTCGAGATGCCACAGGTACCGGCGGAAAACTTGCCGGATTTCTGCTCTACTAAAGTTTTTAAGTGAGCTTCTCAAAATGATATACAAATCATATTTTGacgttttcagaattttcaataccAATAACATTTATGTGAACctaaaagctgtgaaaaagtTGTTGCCAGACATCAAGAGCGAGATTATTGTGAACAAAAAGACTATTAGAAGCCGGGAAGTTCTTCAACTCGAGTTTTCAATTGGAGGGTGTATCAAGAATTTTGATAACGCTTTGTGTgagtttaatttgaaaatttgaaaaatttcaaaatttcaaaagttaaaattcTGTGGAAAAacatggttttttaaaattattataaattcCCGagcatttttatgaaatttaaatctGAGAAGCATTTCTATAAGGCatgcattttttcagtgataatTGTTccaaaacatggtgcattg comes from Caenorhabditis elegans chromosome X and encodes:
- the D1005.2 gene encoding UTP--glucose-1-phosphate uridylyltransferase (Confirmed by transcript evidence), translating into MSNDQLKSKLREFFDRQPDQSEKAHQDSKIFEVLYSQFLENQHCIDWNSWKFLEEKHQVTLKDLEPFDKSRFNILNKLAVIKLNGGLGTTMGCSKAKSLVEVREGYTFMDLAVLEHQKMCEAHNVDTPLYLMNSFYTDEDTKKYLAEKGYSNVKTFVQSKCPRLDAETKLPIEDENEDWGDDAWCPPGHGNIFQSLQNSGVLDQLLADGREIIFVSNIDNTGANTDLQIVQLMLDKNVDYIMECTPKTQVDVKGGTLIDIGGRMMHLEMPQVPAENLPDFCSTKVFKIFNTNNIYVNLKAVKKLLPDIKSEIIVNKKTIRSREVLQLEFSIGGCIKNFDNALCVHVERKRFRPVKNLGDLLSLRSTLCDLDHSTFKVHHNHELGAPPVISLDPSIYNSVEVVDLKFPHPLVMDNCSEFAVVGDVTFGKNVKLSGKVTVNGKTESPGVVPDGTVLKDQEYIAE